A genomic segment from Ramlibacter agri encodes:
- a CDS encoding ABC transporter permease subunit yields the protein MAAGVALPDTLAGVPARQPRAAWAGKAAVTLLAAGTLFVVFYPMLVIALRALFPQGTFDAALWRETLAAPDLYVAVRNTLVLAVATTAISVPLGTFFAWLIARTDAHWGALSRLLPVIPLLLPPVAMAIGWLFLADPRAGFLAKPLVAALASLGLALDPNDFAIQSWPGLVFLYVLWAVPHVYVMTAAAFGNLDPALEEAASMCGKGRLRIFWQVSLPSIRHAVGASVLMCMISSVGLYSIAALMGTAARIDVLAVYIYRLLNFSYPPKTGQAVVIGLLLMLFIGALWLAQRKLASRTGAATLGGMGVRANRVELGGWRWPARALILAYVVLTSVLPLLALVVVALQPFWRPAIDVSVLSFANFQELFADGTGRAAIVNSTLLAVATSTGVVLIAGLLAVVAAALGGTPEKALGIATKLPSAIPHIVFAVGVLIAFGFAPFNLQGGWLILLLAYLAVYLPTASIAAESAVRQVGGQLVEASRVFGATPARTFWRVQLPLILPGLAAGWASIFALVLGELNAAAILSGPRNPTIGYVILTLFDNGTYSQLAAIASIIGIVSAATVSLVLLLGRPRYQG from the coding sequence GTGGCTGCCGGCGTAGCGCTGCCCGACACATTGGCCGGCGTTCCCGCGCGCCAGCCGCGCGCGGCCTGGGCGGGCAAGGCCGCGGTGACGCTGCTCGCGGCCGGCACGCTGTTCGTCGTCTTCTATCCCATGCTGGTGATCGCGCTGCGCGCGCTGTTTCCGCAGGGCACTTTCGACGCCGCACTGTGGCGCGAGACGCTGGCCGCGCCCGACCTCTACGTGGCCGTGCGCAACACGCTGGTGCTGGCCGTCGCCACTACCGCCATCTCGGTTCCGCTGGGCACCTTCTTCGCCTGGCTGATAGCGCGCACCGACGCGCACTGGGGCGCCCTGTCGCGGTTGCTGCCCGTCATCCCGCTGCTGCTGCCGCCGGTGGCCATGGCGATCGGCTGGCTGTTCCTGGCCGACCCGCGCGCGGGTTTCCTGGCCAAACCGCTGGTGGCCGCGCTCGCATCCCTGGGCCTCGCGCTCGACCCGAACGACTTCGCCATCCAGAGCTGGCCCGGGCTGGTGTTCCTCTACGTGCTGTGGGCTGTGCCGCACGTCTACGTGATGACCGCCGCCGCCTTCGGGAACCTGGACCCGGCGCTGGAGGAAGCGGCGAGCATGTGCGGCAAAGGACGCCTGCGCATCTTCTGGCAGGTGTCGCTGCCCTCGATTCGGCACGCCGTCGGCGCATCGGTCCTGATGTGCATGATCTCCAGCGTCGGCCTCTATTCGATCGCAGCGCTGATGGGAACAGCCGCGCGCATCGACGTGCTGGCGGTGTACATCTACCGGCTGCTGAATTTCTCCTATCCGCCCAAGACCGGCCAGGCAGTGGTGATCGGCCTGCTGCTGATGCTGTTCATCGGCGCGCTGTGGCTGGCGCAGCGCAAGCTGGCCTCGCGCACCGGCGCGGCCACGCTGGGTGGCATGGGCGTGCGCGCGAACCGCGTGGAGCTGGGCGGCTGGCGCTGGCCGGCGCGCGCGCTGATCCTCGCCTATGTGGTGCTCACCTCGGTGCTGCCGCTGCTGGCGCTGGTGGTGGTGGCGCTGCAGCCGTTCTGGCGGCCCGCCATCGACGTCTCGGTGCTGAGCTTCGCCAACTTCCAGGAGCTTTTCGCCGATGGCACTGGTCGCGCCGCGATCGTCAACAGCACCTTGCTCGCGGTGGCCACGTCCACCGGCGTGGTGCTGATCGCCGGGCTGCTGGCGGTCGTCGCAGCTGCATTGGGCGGCACGCCCGAGAAGGCGCTGGGCATCGCCACCAAGCTGCCCTCGGCCATCCCGCACATCGTGTTCGCGGTGGGCGTGCTCATCGCCTTCGGCTTCGCGCCCTTCAACCTGCAGGGCGGCTGGCTGATCCTGCTGCTGGCTTACCTGGCGGTCTACCTGCCCACAGCGTCGATCGCGGCGGAGTCCGCGGTGCGCCAAGTGGGCGGCCAGCTGGTGGAGGCCTCGCGCGTGTTCGGCGCGACGCCCGCGCGCACCTTCTGGCGCGTGCAGCTGCCGCTGATCCTGCCCGGGCTGGCGGCGGGCTGGGCTTCCATCTTCGCGCTGGTGCTGGGCGAACTGAACGCGGCGGCCATCCTGTCCGGCCCGCGCAATCCCACCATCGGCTACGTGATCCTCACGCTGTTCGACAACGGCACCTACTCGCAGCTCGCGGCCATCGCCAGCATCATCGGCATCGTCTCGGCGGCCACGGTGTCGCTGGTGCTGCTGCTGGGCCGGCCCCGCTACCAAGGTTGA
- a CDS encoding ABC transporter substrate-binding protein, translated as MIRKLILSAAALACAGTAGAQALGTQEPADLVKAAQAEGSIMLYSSEDESTQKATLAAFEKKYGIKGSFIRFPTGPLMQRFNTEHDAGKVQADVVSVSSTVPFDKQADRFLALTPQVIPNLGGWPKAQVKANFLNHTMDIVALVYNTELLKPDEVPKTWADLANPKWKGKFLLTDPQVADNYMGWLDAVERSQGTELLKKIATQNYKVTQSGASGVQQVAAGAYLFNAPTFTAFSRPLIAKHAPIAIQYLANPSVISARSIGIAAKAPHPNAARLLVNWLVSEEGVRTYCTYIKTSVFGDPKGAQGCVPFRDGELMRFDVPEERRRAMAKALGVAN; from the coding sequence ATGATCCGCAAGCTCATTCTTTCCGCCGCGGCGCTGGCCTGTGCCGGCACGGCCGGCGCGCAGGCGCTCGGCACCCAGGAGCCCGCCGACCTCGTGAAGGCGGCGCAGGCCGAGGGCAGCATCATGCTGTACTCCTCGGAAGACGAATCGACGCAGAAGGCGACCCTGGCCGCCTTCGAGAAGAAGTACGGCATCAAGGGCAGCTTCATCCGCTTCCCCACCGGCCCGCTGATGCAGCGCTTCAACACCGAGCACGACGCCGGCAAGGTGCAGGCCGACGTGGTCAGCGTGAGTTCCACCGTGCCCTTCGACAAGCAGGCCGACCGCTTCCTCGCGTTGACGCCGCAGGTCATCCCCAACCTGGGCGGCTGGCCCAAGGCGCAGGTGAAGGCAAACTTCCTGAACCACACGATGGACATCGTGGCGCTGGTCTACAACACCGAGCTGCTGAAGCCGGACGAAGTGCCCAAGACCTGGGCCGACCTCGCCAACCCCAAGTGGAAGGGCAAGTTCCTGCTGACCGACCCGCAGGTGGCCGACAACTACATGGGCTGGCTGGACGCGGTGGAGCGCTCGCAGGGCACCGAGCTGCTGAAGAAGATCGCGACGCAGAACTACAAGGTCACGCAAAGCGGCGCCTCCGGCGTGCAGCAGGTGGCCGCGGGCGCCTACCTGTTCAACGCGCCCACCTTCACCGCCTTCTCGCGGCCGCTGATCGCCAAGCATGCGCCCATCGCGATCCAGTACCTGGCGAATCCTTCCGTGATCTCGGCGCGCTCGATCGGCATCGCGGCCAAGGCGCCGCACCCGAACGCCGCCCGCCTGCTGGTGAACTGGCTGGTGTCGGAAGAGGGCGTGCGCACCTACTGCACCTACATCAAGACTTCGGTGTTCGGCGACCCGAAGGGCGCGCAGGGCTGCGTGCCTTTCCGAGACGGCGAGCTGATGCGCTTCGACGTGCCCGAAGAGCGCCGCCGCGCGATGGCCAAGGCACTGGGCGTCGCCAACTGA
- a CDS encoding TauD/TfdA family dioxygenase, whose amino-acid sequence MQAIRTEAIRHPAAWTAATLGGKAAITRHLTAEELAGFDEVLARTAQLAPQAVTRADFQQPALGRLIDDVRREITQGRGVLLLAGLDPKRYSPEALERIYWGMGTHLGTSAVQSRTGDRLGRVEQDDQDPVQRGYRSSGELRMHTDSYELIGLLCIRKAASGGQSALVSSLAIHNEIARQRPDLLPALYQGFPMAIPEARTSSRPITDTPIPVFSYVDGQVSCMFAGSFMRAAAEQLGTPLPPQLEEGIRLFQQTAEREDLALRFMLEPGEMLLWHNFTNLHSRTEFENGSDAEHKRLLLRLWLTAADPRPTVPQFHERAKVYDRVYQEFSSKGH is encoded by the coding sequence ATGCAAGCCATCCGCACCGAAGCCATTCGCCATCCTGCTGCCTGGACCGCCGCCACCCTGGGCGGCAAGGCTGCCATCACCCGCCACCTGACGGCCGAAGAACTGGCCGGTTTCGACGAGGTGCTGGCGCGCACTGCGCAGCTCGCGCCGCAGGCCGTCACGCGCGCCGACTTCCAGCAACCGGCGCTGGGCCGCCTGATCGACGACGTCCGCCGCGAGATCACGCAAGGCCGCGGCGTGCTGCTGCTCGCCGGCCTGGACCCGAAGCGCTATTCGCCCGAGGCGCTGGAACGCATCTATTGGGGCATGGGCACGCACCTGGGCACGTCCGCCGTGCAAAGCCGCACCGGCGACCGGCTGGGCCGCGTGGAGCAGGACGACCAGGACCCGGTGCAGCGCGGCTACCGCAGCAGCGGCGAGCTGCGCATGCACACCGACTCCTACGAGCTGATCGGCCTGCTGTGCATCCGCAAGGCGGCCAGCGGCGGCCAGAGCGCACTGGTGAGTTCGCTCGCCATCCACAACGAGATCGCGCGCCAGCGCCCGGACCTGCTGCCGGCGCTGTACCAGGGCTTCCCGATGGCCATCCCGGAAGCGCGCACCAGCTCGCGCCCGATCACCGACACGCCCATCCCCGTGTTCTCTTACGTGGACGGCCAGGTGAGCTGCATGTTCGCCGGCAGCTTCATGCGCGCCGCCGCGGAGCAACTGGGCACGCCGCTGCCGCCGCAGCTGGAAGAGGGCATCCGCCTGTTCCAGCAGACCGCCGAGCGCGAGGACCTGGCGCTGCGCTTCATGCTGGAGCCGGGCGAGATGCTGCTCTGGCACAACTTCACCAACCTGCATTCGCGCACCGAGTTCGAGAACGGGTCGGACGCCGAACACAAGCGGCTGCTGCTGCGCCTGTGGCTCACGGCCGCCGACCCGCGGCCGACGGTGCCGCAGTTTCACGAACGGGCCAAGGTCTACGACCGGGTCTACCAGGAATTTTCCAGCAAGGGACATTGA
- a CDS encoding D-2-hydroxyacid dehydrogenase: MKVVVASRVAVDPVLTAIKAFEGIELHACKDHGEVPQAIHDADVLVLSDPKGNEGAPIAQALRAPGCKVRWIQMTTAGAQGLLGAGVPPHVTVTNQGGAVAPTVAESAMAMILAMSRQLPVILWRSAKHEWNPKFEPPLLALEGRTLAIVGYGNLGRQLAQRARGFDMKIIGLSRSLASDPLADEMQPLSELHAVLARADVVAVTIASARSTRHLMNAAAFAAIKPGALFVNVARGEIVDQVALRNALTEGRLRSAFLDVTEPEPFPADDPLWDAPNLYIAPHAAGHGGTRTGARIAKVLTANLERFRAGQPLEHRVEIEA, translated from the coding sequence ATGAAAGTAGTCGTTGCCAGCCGGGTCGCCGTCGACCCCGTCCTCACCGCCATCAAGGCTTTCGAAGGCATCGAGCTGCATGCCTGCAAGGACCACGGCGAAGTGCCGCAGGCCATCCACGACGCCGACGTGCTGGTGCTGTCCGATCCCAAGGGGAACGAAGGCGCGCCGATCGCGCAGGCGCTGCGCGCGCCGGGCTGCAAGGTGCGCTGGATCCAGATGACCACCGCCGGCGCCCAGGGCCTGCTCGGTGCCGGCGTGCCGCCGCACGTGACGGTCACCAACCAGGGCGGCGCCGTCGCGCCGACGGTGGCGGAGAGCGCCATGGCCATGATTCTTGCGATGTCGCGCCAGCTCCCGGTAATCCTGTGGCGCAGCGCCAAGCACGAGTGGAACCCCAAGTTCGAGCCGCCGCTGCTCGCGCTGGAAGGCCGCACCCTGGCCATCGTCGGCTACGGCAACCTGGGGCGCCAGCTGGCACAGCGCGCCCGCGGCTTCGACATGAAGATCATCGGCCTGTCGCGCTCGCTCGCCAGCGACCCGCTGGCCGACGAGATGCAGCCCTTGTCCGAACTGCATGCCGTGCTGGCACGCGCGGACGTGGTGGCGGTGACGATCGCCTCGGCGCGCAGCACGCGCCACCTCATGAACGCGGCCGCCTTCGCGGCCATCAAGCCGGGCGCGCTGTTCGTCAACGTCGCGCGCGGCGAGATCGTGGACCAGGTCGCGCTGCGCAACGCGCTCACCGAAGGCCGGCTGCGCTCGGCCTTCCTCGACGTCACCGAGCCGGAGCCCTTCCCGGCGGACGACCCGCTGTGGGACGCGCCCAACCTCTACATCGCGCCGCACGCGGCGGGCCACGGCGGCACGCGCACCGGCGCCCGCATCGCCAAGGTGCTGACCGCCAACCTGGAGCGCTTCCGCGCCGGCCAGCCGCTGGAGCATCGCGTGGAGATCGAGGCGTGA
- a CDS encoding enolase C-terminal domain-like protein, producing the protein MKIVAVEDLHVDGGWDDWSFLKLTTDTGLVGWSEFNQARGRRGLAQVIRGLADLVIGEDPRNVGKLAAKLYSATQSTTGGLQSLAAGAYENACLDLKAKALGVPVYELFGGALRQSMPVYWSHCGLYRAKSAHLFGSVIDAAPVRSVADLEALGAEVKAKGFGALKTNLLRFAPGQNAAVARGAGAFELNVTKELVDMVVAQLETLRGGAGAGVGLMMDLNFNFKPEGFRRMARAVEDFDMTWLEMDSHAPAALAGIRATSRTPIASLEAVLGRRALLPYLDAQAVDVAIVDVVFNGMLESVKMAALLDAYDVNVAAHNSHGPLGSLMSAHFCSVIPNFRIMEYDEDEVPWRRALLTQPWTVKNGSFQLPTGPGWGADIVEDVVRAHPPRH; encoded by the coding sequence GTGAAGATCGTCGCGGTCGAGGACCTGCACGTCGACGGCGGCTGGGACGACTGGTCTTTCCTCAAGCTCACCACCGACACCGGCCTGGTGGGCTGGTCGGAGTTCAACCAGGCGCGCGGCCGCCGCGGCCTGGCGCAGGTGATCCGCGGGCTGGCGGACCTGGTGATCGGCGAGGACCCGCGCAACGTCGGCAAGCTGGCGGCGAAGCTGTATTCCGCGACGCAATCGACCACGGGCGGCCTGCAGTCGCTGGCCGCGGGCGCCTACGAGAACGCCTGCCTGGACCTGAAGGCCAAGGCCCTCGGCGTCCCGGTGTACGAGCTGTTCGGCGGCGCGCTGCGACAGTCCATGCCGGTCTACTGGTCGCACTGCGGGCTGTACCGCGCGAAGAGCGCGCACCTGTTCGGCAGCGTCATCGACGCCGCCCCGGTGCGCAGCGTGGCCGACCTGGAAGCGCTGGGCGCCGAAGTGAAGGCCAAGGGCTTCGGCGCGCTCAAGACCAACCTGCTGCGCTTTGCGCCGGGCCAGAACGCCGCGGTGGCGCGCGGCGCCGGCGCCTTCGAGCTGAACGTGACGAAGGAGCTGGTGGACATGGTGGTCGCGCAGTTGGAGACGCTGCGTGGCGGTGCCGGCGCCGGGGTCGGGCTGATGATGGACCTGAACTTCAACTTCAAGCCCGAAGGCTTCCGCCGCATGGCCCGCGCGGTGGAGGACTTCGACATGACCTGGCTGGAGATGGACAGCCACGCGCCTGCGGCGCTGGCGGGCATTCGCGCGACGAGCCGTACGCCCATCGCCTCGCTGGAGGCGGTGCTGGGCCGGCGCGCGCTGCTGCCCTACCTGGACGCGCAGGCCGTGGACGTGGCCATCGTCGACGTCGTGTTCAACGGCATGCTGGAGTCGGTGAAGATGGCGGCGCTGCTCGATGCCTACGACGTCAACGTCGCCGCGCACAACTCGCACGGGCCGCTGGGCTCGCTGATGAGCGCGCACTTCTGCTCGGTGATCCCCAACTTCCGGATCATGGAGTACGACGAGGACGAGGTGCCCTGGCGCCGCGCCCTGCTGACGCAGCCCTGGACCGTCAAGAACGGCAGCTTCCAGCTGCCCACCGGCCCGGGCTGGGGCGCGGACATCGTCGAGGACGTGGTGCGCGCGCATCCGCCCCGCCATTGA
- a CDS encoding Bug family tripartite tricarboxylate transporter substrate binding protein has translation MSVISRRTLLQAAAFGAAVPRFALAQEPLKLATMVVGSPAGGTTDKLARMYAEGLQQHYAKTVVVDNRPGAGGVIAYDYVKRSGVKDGSLFFISPAYPIVITPHLVSNLPYDPLRDFVPVATTGRSGMTFAVGPGTPASVKTLADYLAWVKANPKQGLYAAQTGSSQHLMGAIMAQATGVALENVSYKGDAPALQDTLGGHVPAVVLPIAAALPLHKQGRIRVLAVARSTRSRYLPEVPTFTELGYKDVLFQDWLGMFAPADTAPARVRELSQLVGEIQRSPQGTEALQLMGMEPDVMAPEAFAEALKADWQRYGAFVQRTNFREIYEKASGR, from the coding sequence ATGAGCGTGATTTCCAGGCGCACCTTGCTGCAGGCAGCCGCATTCGGGGCCGCCGTGCCGCGCTTCGCGCTGGCGCAGGAGCCGCTGAAGCTGGCAACCATGGTCGTCGGCTCGCCGGCCGGCGGCACCACCGACAAACTGGCGCGCATGTATGCGGAGGGCCTGCAGCAGCACTACGCGAAGACCGTCGTGGTGGACAACCGGCCCGGCGCCGGCGGCGTCATCGCCTACGACTACGTGAAGCGCAGCGGCGTCAAGGACGGCAGCCTGTTCTTCATCTCGCCGGCATACCCCATCGTCATCACGCCGCATCTGGTGAGCAACCTGCCCTATGACCCGCTGCGCGACTTCGTGCCGGTGGCGACCACGGGCCGGTCCGGCATGACCTTCGCGGTCGGGCCCGGCACGCCGGCCAGCGTGAAGACGCTGGCGGACTACCTGGCCTGGGTCAAGGCCAACCCGAAGCAGGGGCTGTACGCGGCGCAGACCGGGTCCAGCCAGCACCTGATGGGCGCGATCATGGCGCAGGCCACCGGCGTGGCGCTGGAGAACGTCTCGTACAAGGGCGACGCGCCGGCGCTGCAGGACACCCTGGGCGGCCACGTGCCCGCCGTGGTCCTGCCGATCGCGGCGGCGCTGCCGCTGCACAAGCAGGGCCGGATCAGGGTGCTCGCCGTGGCGCGCTCGACGCGTTCGCGCTACCTGCCCGAAGTGCCCACCTTCACCGAGCTGGGCTACAAGGACGTGCTGTTCCAGGACTGGCTGGGCATGTTCGCCCCGGCCGACACCGCGCCCGCCCGCGTGCGTGAACTGAGCCAGCTGGTCGGCGAGATCCAGCGTTCGCCGCAAGGCACCGAGGCGTTGCAGCTCATGGGCATGGAGCCGGACGTGATGGCGCCTGAAGCCTTTGCCGAAGCGCTGAAGGCGGACTGGCAGCGCTATGGCGCCTTCGTGCAGCGCACGAATTTCCGCGAAATCTACGAGAAGGCCTCGGGCCGCTGA
- a CDS encoding TauD/TfdA dioxygenase family protein, whose translation MSIRIERVTPAVGAEIRGVDLAAPLDDATIGTIRKAIVDHGVIFFREQALNSEQYEAFAARFGEAVLPNSGIIPKLQGARVIAEVRKEEGRERNVGGSWHTDQVYRPNPSWGTMLLCRELPPTGGDTLWASMGAAYDTLSDGLKKTLDGLRAVHSNAGVQARMKTGREPEPDVVHPVVIRHPESGRKILYVSPGYTMRFEGWTESESRPLLQFLFQHGERPEFAMRWRWEPGSLAFWDNYQTWHFAVNDYAAGERLMHRIVVNGPPFER comes from the coding sequence ATGAGCATCCGCATCGAGCGCGTCACGCCCGCCGTGGGCGCGGAGATCCGCGGCGTCGACCTGGCGGCGCCGCTGGACGACGCCACCATCGGCACCATCCGCAAGGCCATCGTCGACCACGGCGTCATCTTCTTCCGCGAGCAGGCCTTGAACTCGGAGCAGTACGAGGCTTTCGCCGCCCGCTTCGGCGAGGCCGTGCTTCCCAACAGCGGGATCATTCCCAAGCTGCAGGGCGCGCGCGTCATCGCCGAAGTGCGCAAGGAGGAAGGCCGCGAGCGCAACGTCGGCGGCAGCTGGCACACCGACCAGGTGTACCGGCCTAACCCGAGCTGGGGCACCATGCTGCTGTGCCGCGAGTTGCCGCCCACGGGCGGTGACACGCTATGGGCCAGCATGGGCGCCGCCTACGACACGCTGTCGGACGGCCTGAAGAAGACGCTGGATGGCCTGCGCGCGGTGCACTCCAACGCCGGCGTGCAGGCGCGCATGAAGACCGGGCGCGAGCCGGAACCGGACGTGGTGCACCCGGTGGTGATCCGCCATCCCGAAAGCGGCCGCAAGATCCTGTACGTGAGCCCCGGCTACACGATGCGCTTCGAGGGCTGGACCGAGTCCGAGAGCCGGCCGCTGCTCCAGTTCCTGTTCCAGCATGGCGAGCGGCCCGAGTTCGCCATGCGTTGGCGCTGGGAGCCAGGCTCGCTGGCCTTCTGGGACAACTACCAGACCTGGCACTTCGCCGTGAACGACTACGCGGCCGGCGAGCGGCTGATGCATCGCATCGTCGTCAACGGCCCGCCGTTCGAACGTTGA
- a CDS encoding 2-hydroxyacid dehydrogenase: protein MSQNKPKLLQALALVPALERALAETYDVDKLPPPGAERQAWLAAHGARYEALVTSAAHGADGAMIGALPKLRVISSFGVGLDKLDLAAAKARGIPVGYTPDVLNDCVADMAFALLLAIARRIGEAERYVRAGRWAAAPGTPASTPFPLGRQVSNAKLGILGLGRIGRTIAKRASGFDMQVRYHSRRPVADAPWQHEPQLLELARWADFLVVITAGGPETKHLVNDAVLDALGSKGFLVNVARGSVVDEAALVRALQEKRIGGAGLDVFEREPSVPPELFTLDNVVLVPHIASATVQTREAMAQRVLDNLAAFFAGKPLVSAAG from the coding sequence ATGTCCCAGAACAAGCCCAAGCTCCTGCAAGCCCTCGCCCTCGTCCCCGCGCTGGAACGCGCGCTCGCCGAGACCTACGACGTCGACAAGCTGCCGCCGCCCGGCGCGGAGCGCCAGGCCTGGCTGGCCGCGCACGGTGCGCGCTACGAAGCGTTGGTCACGTCGGCTGCACATGGCGCCGATGGCGCGATGATCGGCGCGCTGCCCAAGCTGCGCGTCATCTCCAGCTTCGGCGTCGGCCTGGACAAGCTCGATCTGGCCGCGGCGAAGGCGCGCGGCATCCCGGTGGGCTACACGCCCGACGTGCTGAACGACTGCGTGGCGGACATGGCGTTCGCGCTGCTGCTGGCCATCGCGCGCCGCATCGGCGAGGCGGAGCGCTACGTGCGCGCCGGCCGCTGGGCGGCGGCGCCGGGCACGCCCGCGTCCACGCCCTTCCCGCTGGGCCGCCAGGTCAGCAACGCGAAGCTCGGCATCCTGGGCCTGGGCCGCATCGGCCGCACGATCGCGAAGCGGGCGAGCGGCTTCGACATGCAGGTGCGCTACCACAGCCGCCGGCCCGTGGCCGATGCGCCGTGGCAGCACGAGCCGCAGCTGCTGGAACTGGCGCGCTGGGCCGACTTCCTGGTGGTGATTACTGCCGGCGGGCCGGAGACTAAGCACCTGGTGAACGATGCCGTGCTGGATGCACTGGGAAGCAAGGGCTTCCTGGTGAACGTGGCGCGCGGCTCGGTCGTGGACGAAGCGGCACTGGTGCGCGCACTGCAGGAAAAGCGCATCGGCGGCGCCGGCCTCGACGTGTTCGAGCGCGAGCCGAGCGTGCCGCCCGAACTCTTCACGCTGGACAACGTGGTGCTGGTGCCGCACATCGCCAGCGCCACGGTGCAGACGCGCGAGGCGATGGCGCAGCGGGTGCTGGACAACCTGGCGGCGTTCTTTGCGGGCAAGCCGCTGGTGAGCGCAGCGGGGTGA
- a CDS encoding Bug family tripartite tricarboxylate transporter substrate binding protein: MKSKIAALTVLAFTALGALAQGSWPSHPVTLVVPFPPGGGTDTGARILAEQLSRKWGQTVLVDNRGGAAGQIGADFVAKARPDGYTILMGNIGTQAINPALYPKMNYDPDKAFAPITLVAELPLAMMVNPSVPAKTVKEFVALAKAQPGKLSYSSSGAGGGPHLAAEMFKDATGAYILHVPYRGGGPAIADLLGGHVQLSFMTVLEASGHIKQGKLRALAVTSDKRVSALPDVPTLAESGLPGFNSISWIGLLAPAGTPREIVDKIAADTRETISREEVRDKLVGLGAVPGGTTPAQFTSLIDNDRKRYAQIIREHKITVN, from the coding sequence ATGAAGTCGAAGATCGCCGCCCTCACCGTGCTGGCATTCACCGCGCTCGGCGCGCTGGCACAGGGCAGCTGGCCCAGCCATCCGGTCACGCTGGTCGTGCCCTTCCCGCCCGGCGGCGGCACCGACACCGGTGCGCGCATCCTCGCCGAGCAGCTCTCGCGCAAGTGGGGCCAGACCGTGCTGGTGGACAACCGCGGCGGCGCGGCCGGCCAGATCGGCGCCGACTTCGTCGCCAAGGCCAGGCCGGACGGCTACACCATCCTCATGGGCAACATCGGCACGCAGGCGATCAACCCCGCGCTGTATCCGAAGATGAACTACGACCCGGACAAAGCCTTCGCGCCGATCACGCTGGTGGCCGAACTGCCGCTGGCGATGATGGTGAATCCTTCGGTGCCGGCGAAGACGGTCAAGGAATTCGTGGCGCTGGCCAAGGCGCAGCCCGGCAAGCTGAGCTACAGCAGCAGCGGCGCCGGCGGCGGCCCGCACCTGGCGGCGGAGATGTTCAAGGACGCCACCGGCGCCTACATCCTGCACGTGCCCTATCGCGGCGGCGGCCCCGCCATCGCCGACCTGCTGGGTGGCCACGTGCAGTTGTCCTTCATGACGGTGCTGGAAGCCAGCGGCCACATCAAGCAAGGCAAGCTGCGCGCGCTGGCCGTCACCAGCGACAAGCGCGTGAGTGCCCTGCCCGACGTGCCGACCTTGGCCGAGAGCGGCCTGCCCGGCTTCAACAGCATCTCCTGGATCGGCCTGCTGGCGCCGGCCGGCACGCCCAGGGAGATCGTCGACAAGATCGCGGCCGACACGCGCGAGACCATCTCGCGCGAAGAGGTCAGGGACAAGCTGGTGGGCCTGGGCGCCGTCCCGGGCGGCACCACGCCGGCGCAGTTCACCAGCTTGATCGACAATGACCGCAAGCGCTATGCGCAGATCATCCGCGAACACAAGATCACCGTGAACTGA
- a CDS encoding LysR family transcriptional regulator yields MLDLAQLRCFVAVAEELHFGRAAVRLHMTQPPLSRQIQLLEHAVGVQLLERTSRSVKLTAAGAVLYKDAATLLRLAQQAARAAERTGKGEAGRVVVGYTAVSGYKLIPALLAEAGRRFPEIEIELMEAVSTEQLKALEEETIDLAFARPLHTAGAFRYHRVAREPMMLALPARHPLARKAKPRLADLAGQPLVMYSEKEGKYFHDKIAALFTASAAQPQYLHHIGQTHTIMALVAAGLGLAIVPASAQQLRFEHVVFRPLWRADVVAEIYLAWRPDAANPAAHTIREFILQTQR; encoded by the coding sequence ATGCTGGACCTGGCCCAACTGCGCTGCTTCGTCGCCGTCGCCGAGGAACTGCACTTCGGCCGCGCCGCCGTGCGCCTGCACATGACGCAGCCGCCGCTGTCGCGGCAGATCCAGCTGCTGGAACACGCGGTGGGCGTGCAGCTGCTGGAACGCACCAGCCGCAGCGTGAAGCTCACCGCCGCCGGCGCCGTCCTGTACAAGGACGCCGCCACGCTGCTGCGGCTGGCGCAGCAGGCCGCGCGGGCGGCGGAGCGCACCGGCAAGGGCGAAGCCGGCCGCGTGGTGGTGGGCTACACCGCGGTGTCAGGCTACAAGCTGATCCCCGCGCTGCTGGCCGAGGCGGGGCGGCGCTTCCCCGAAATCGAGATCGAGTTGATGGAGGCCGTGTCCACCGAGCAGCTGAAGGCGCTGGAGGAGGAGACGATCGACCTCGCCTTCGCGCGGCCGCTGCACACGGCCGGCGCCTTCCGCTACCACCGCGTCGCGCGCGAGCCGATGATGCTGGCGCTGCCAGCCAGGCATCCACTGGCGCGCAAGGCCAAGCCGCGGCTGGCGGACCTGGCGGGCCAGCCGCTGGTGATGTACTCGGAAAAGGAAGGCAAGTACTTCCACGACAAGATCGCCGCGCTGTTCACCGCCAGCGCGGCGCAGCCGCAGTACCTGCACCACATCGGCCAGACGCACACGATCATGGCGCTGGTGGCCGCGGGCCTGGGCCTGGCGATCGTGCCCGCATCGGCGCAGCAGTTGCGCTTCGAGCACGTGGTGTTCCGGCCGCTGTGGCGTGCCGACGTGGTGGCCGAGATCTACCTCGCGTGGCGGCCGGACGCGGCGAACCCCGCCGCGCACACCATCCGCGAGTTCATCCTTCAGACTCAGAGGTAG